One window of Mucilaginibacter inviolabilis genomic DNA carries:
- a CDS encoding sulfite exporter TauE/SafE family protein — protein sequence MSTMEIAFFIGLFGSVHCIGMCGPLAFSIPAFHHQWWRVILDKLIYNVGRLISYMLLGLLIGLLGRQLWLLGLQQGVSILSGLLIIGAGLSRMLKFRFAQSRSLASMLQPLNNLIAYALQHRAGHFIVGILNGFLPCGFVYIALVGAVNTGTTSGSAAYMFWFGVGTFPLMLVATISSGFIGPVLRRRINRGIPYLMVCLGIWFTLRGLALDIPYLSPAKQAGGVAVCH from the coding sequence ATGAGCACCATGGAGATCGCCTTTTTTATAGGGCTGTTCGGCAGCGTTCACTGCATCGGCATGTGCGGGCCACTGGCTTTTTCCATTCCGGCCTTTCATCATCAATGGTGGCGCGTAATACTGGATAAACTCATCTATAACGTGGGACGCCTGATTTCATATATGCTGCTGGGCCTTTTGATCGGCCTGCTGGGGCGGCAGCTATGGCTGCTGGGCTTGCAGCAGGGTGTCAGCATCCTTAGCGGATTACTGATCATAGGCGCAGGACTTTCCCGTATGCTGAAGTTCCGCTTTGCCCAAAGCCGTAGCTTAGCATCCATGCTTCAGCCACTGAATAACTTGATCGCCTATGCACTGCAACACCGGGCAGGGCATTTTATCGTAGGTATCCTCAATGGGTTCCTTCCCTGCGGCTTCGTCTATATTGCGCTTGTTGGCGCGGTCAACACAGGTACCACTTCCGGTTCTGCCGCCTATATGTTCTGGTTTGGCGTGGGAACCTTCCCACTAATGCTGGTCGCTACGATCAGTTCCGGATTTATCGGTCCTGTTCTGCGACGCCGTATCAACAGGGGCATTCCTTACCTGATGGTTTGCCTGGGTATCTGGTTCACACTACGCGGACTTGCGTTAGACATCCCTTACCTCAGTCCCGCAAAACAGGCAGGCGGCGTGGCCGTCTGTCATTAA
- the hemH gene encoding ferrochelatase: MTKGILLVNLGTPDSPSVGDVRKYLAQFLMDPRVIDMAPIARLLLVRGIIVPFRAPRSAKLYQHVWDPERGSPLLYWSRLQQKQLSEDLGPGYVVELAMRYQNPSLENALQSLRQKGVDSIRVIPMFPQYASATSGSVIARVMEIISRWPVIIPVSFAGAFYDHPLLARAFAAKAAHINHADHDHVLFSFHGLPLRQLQRTEAGGHYCGKAPGCCQTIDYRNKHCYAAQCHRTAALIAAELAIPESKYTVCFQSRLGKAEWLRPYATAVIRDLAAAGTKRLLVFSPSFVTDCLETTVEIGKEYQELFRREGGEELQLVEGLNGSPQLAELLTALALEQPEYSMA, from the coding sequence ATGACAAAAGGTATTTTATTGGTCAACCTGGGGACACCAGATAGTCCTTCGGTTGGAGATGTCAGGAAATACCTGGCTCAGTTTTTAATGGATCCCCGTGTGATCGACATGGCGCCAATCGCGCGCCTGTTGCTCGTACGGGGCATCATTGTGCCCTTTCGCGCTCCGCGCTCCGCCAAGCTTTATCAGCATGTCTGGGACCCGGAACGTGGCTCGCCCTTGCTCTACTGGAGCCGGTTGCAGCAAAAGCAATTGTCGGAAGACCTGGGCCCCGGCTACGTAGTCGAACTGGCCATGCGCTACCAGAACCCTTCGCTGGAAAATGCACTGCAGAGCCTGCGCCAAAAAGGTGTGGATTCCATTCGGGTCATCCCTATGTTCCCGCAATATGCCTCGGCTACGAGCGGTTCTGTTATCGCGCGGGTAATGGAGATCATAAGCCGCTGGCCGGTAATAATCCCTGTCTCCTTTGCAGGGGCTTTTTACGATCATCCGTTGCTCGCGCGGGCATTTGCTGCAAAAGCTGCACATATAAATCATGCGGATCATGATCATGTACTCTTTAGTTTTCATGGACTGCCGCTCCGCCAGTTACAGCGGACAGAAGCCGGCGGACACTACTGCGGCAAAGCCCCGGGATGCTGCCAAACTATCGATTACCGGAACAAACACTGCTATGCTGCCCAGTGCCACCGTACGGCGGCGCTTATCGCTGCCGAATTAGCCATCCCCGAATCAAAATACACGGTTTGTTTTCAGTCCCGGCTGGGTAAAGCTGAATGGCTGCGGCCTTATGCAACGGCCGTTATCAGGGATCTGGCAGCAGCCGGCACCAAACGCCTGTTGGTGTTCAGCCCGTCATTTGTTACGGATTGCCTGGAAACTACGGTAGAGATCGGTAAGGAATACCAGGAGCTTTTCCGCAGGGAAGGTGGCGAAGAACTGCAACTGGTTGAAGGTCTGAATGGTAGCCCGCAATTGGCTGAACTGTTAACAGCTCTGGCGTTGGAACAGCCGGAGTACAGTATGGCCTGA
- the adhP gene encoding alcohol dehydrogenase AdhP has product MMPKTMKAAVIREFGQPLHIEEVPVKLPADDQILVRVVACGVCHTDLHACNGDWPVKPNLPLIPGHEAIGYVAATGARVTGVNEGDIVGVPWLHSACGCCEFCITGWETLCSNQQNGGYSVDGGFAEYVLADPRYVAHFPAGINFAEMAPIICAGVTVYKGLKETEVKPGEWVGISGIGGLGHLAVQYAKAMGMHVAAIDISEEKLALARKLGADLVVNALNEDPGAYLQKQAGGMHGVLVTAVSPIAFEQGISALRRKGTIALNGLPKGSFDLSIFETVLNRYTVRGSIVGTRKDMQEAVAFAVEGKVKATIHKAKLEDINDVFDQMKAGKIDGRIVLEIGQP; this is encoded by the coding sequence ATGATGCCCAAAACCATGAAAGCTGCGGTGATCCGGGAATTCGGACAGCCGCTTCACATTGAAGAAGTACCCGTTAAGTTGCCCGCAGATGACCAGATACTGGTTCGCGTGGTGGCTTGCGGCGTATGTCATACCGACCTGCACGCCTGCAATGGTGACTGGCCGGTAAAACCTAATCTACCGCTGATCCCTGGCCATGAGGCCATCGGCTATGTGGCAGCTACTGGTGCTCGTGTTACGGGCGTGAATGAAGGCGATATTGTCGGTGTTCCCTGGCTGCACAGTGCCTGCGGCTGTTGCGAATTTTGTATCACCGGATGGGAAACCCTTTGCAGTAATCAGCAAAACGGCGGCTATAGCGTAGACGGCGGTTTTGCTGAATATGTACTGGCGGATCCGCGTTATGTGGCCCATTTTCCGGCGGGCATTAATTTCGCTGAAATGGCACCGATCATTTGTGCCGGCGTAACCGTTTATAAAGGATTGAAAGAAACAGAAGTGAAACCCGGTGAATGGGTCGGTATTTCTGGTATAGGCGGTCTGGGCCATCTGGCTGTACAATATGCTAAAGCGATGGGCATGCATGTGGCGGCGATCGATATATCCGAGGAAAAGCTGGCGTTGGCCCGGAAACTGGGCGCCGACCTGGTTGTTAACGCGCTAAATGAAGACCCGGGTGCCTATCTTCAGAAACAGGCCGGTGGTATGCATGGCGTACTGGTGACTGCCGTGTCGCCGATCGCTTTTGAACAAGGTATTTCCGCCCTGCGCCGCAAAGGCACGATAGCCTTGAACGGGCTGCCCAAAGGCAGTTTCGACCTTTCCATATTTGAAACCGTACTGAATCGTTACACGGTGAGGGGCTCGATCGTAGGTACCCGTAAGGATATGCAGGAAGCGGTGGCATTTGCCGTAGAAGGCAAGGTTAAAGCAACCATACATAAAGCGAAGTTGGAAGATATAAATGATGTTTTTGATCAGATGAAAGCAGGGAAGATCGACGGTCGTATCGTACTGGAGATCGGGCAGCCCTGA
- a CDS encoding YoaK family protein — protein sequence MLRHLGKKRTFRHNVKLAILLSLTAGFINAAGFIAFGILTTNVTGHAALFAGKVAALQWASAQIIALWMLLFLLGAFCSSLIISAIGRDRRFAYVVPVMLEIVVLSTIGTLSNENASGVMVRDTCAGSLLFIMGMQNAMVSLASGAVVRTTHLTGTFTDLGIELADWCKGGELRKAAIPGIKLRLSIILCFLTGALGGAMFFRQIHFPAFYIPVLLLAGMLAYDILSIPVRRKLYRLNERLPDDRK from the coding sequence ATGTTAAGGCATTTAGGCAAAAAACGGACCTTCCGCCACAATGTCAAACTGGCTATACTACTCAGCCTGACCGCGGGATTTATTAATGCCGCCGGGTTTATTGCGTTTGGTATATTAACAACGAATGTAACCGGTCATGCAGCGCTTTTTGCCGGGAAGGTCGCTGCTCTGCAGTGGGCAAGCGCACAAATTATAGCGCTTTGGATGCTGCTCTTTTTGTTAGGCGCTTTTTGCTCCTCGCTGATCATCTCCGCTATTGGCCGTGATCGCCGTTTTGCGTATGTCGTACCCGTCATGCTGGAGATCGTAGTATTGTCTACCATCGGTACTTTATCCAATGAAAATGCTTCCGGAGTAATGGTGCGCGATACCTGTGCAGGCAGCCTTTTATTTATCATGGGCATGCAGAATGCCATGGTATCTCTGGCATCCGGTGCAGTGGTCAGGACCACGCACCTGACCGGAACTTTTACCGATCTGGGTATCGAACTTGCGGACTGGTGCAAAGGAGGCGAACTTCGAAAAGCTGCAATTCCGGGTATCAAACTCCGGTTGAGTATCATTTTATGCTTTTTAACCGGTGCCCTGGGTGGCGCGATGTTTTTCAGGCAAATCCATTTCCCGGCATTTTACATCCCGGTATTGCTGCTGGCGGGGATGCTCGCCTATGATATTTTAAGTATCCCGGTCCGAAGGAAACTATACCGCCTCAACGAACGGTTGCCGGATGACAGAAAGTGA
- a CDS encoding 2-hydroxyacid dehydrogenase, whose protein sequence is MKAVAFSIKPFEKEYLAKANQKKHDITLISNPLSIDTALYASGKDAVIVFTNDDVSAPVVEKLAGLGVRYIVTRSAGTDHIDKSAAAIYGIKLASVPSYSPQAIAEHSVALAFALNRQVVKADHHAHAFDFRNDDLVGFNFAGKTVGIIGMGNTGQAAASIYHGLGCQLVAYDEKFPRNYRYVKPVSLEQLYRQSDIITIHVPLTEETRYMINHKSLQQMKPGVMLINTSRGQLLQTGDVLAALEERKVGYLGMDVYEFEKGLFFENHSNDTSKDPLLLQLLSHPNVLVTPHQAYLTKEALQQIADQTIRSLDLWQQNKCVGKACACGQACKTTAVVKDNEAELKN, encoded by the coding sequence ATGAAAGCAGTCGCATTCAGTATTAAGCCTTTTGAAAAAGAATACCTGGCTAAGGCTAACCAGAAGAAGCACGATATTACGCTGATTTCAAACCCGCTTTCCATCGATACCGCGTTGTATGCCAGTGGAAAGGACGCGGTGATCGTCTTTACTAATGATGATGTTTCCGCGCCGGTTGTTGAAAAGCTTGCCGGGCTGGGGGTACGCTATATCGTTACCAGATCCGCCGGCACTGATCATATTGACAAATCGGCTGCGGCGATCTACGGCATCAAGCTGGCCAGTGTGCCGTCTTACTCGCCACAGGCGATCGCAGAACATTCGGTGGCACTTGCTTTTGCACTGAACCGCCAGGTCGTTAAAGCCGACCATCACGCGCATGCTTTCGATTTTCGCAATGACGACCTTGTCGGGTTCAATTTTGCCGGCAAGACGGTAGGTATCATTGGCATGGGCAACACCGGGCAGGCCGCTGCGTCTATTTATCATGGTTTAGGCTGTCAGCTCGTCGCTTATGACGAAAAGTTCCCGCGTAATTACCGTTATGTCAAGCCGGTTTCGTTGGAACAACTTTACCGCCAGTCTGATATCATCACGATCCATGTTCCTTTAACAGAAGAAACCCGGTATATGATCAATCATAAATCGCTCCAGCAGATGAAACCAGGGGTGATGCTGATCAATACCTCCCGCGGGCAACTGCTGCAAACGGGAGATGTTCTGGCCGCGCTCGAAGAAAGAAAAGTCGGCTACCTTGGTATGGATGTTTACGAATTCGAAAAAGGGCTGTTCTTTGAGAATCACAGTAACGACACCTCCAAGGACCCTTTATTATTGCAGTTGCTAAGCCATCCCAATGTGCTGGTCACACCGCATCAAGCCTACCTAACCAAAGAAGCGCTTCAGCAAATCGCCGACCAGACAATCCGCAGCCTGGATCTATGGCAGCAAAATAAATGCGTGGGCAAAGCCTGCGCATGCGGCCAGGCCTGCAAAACCACTGCTGTTGTAAAGGATAACGAAGCCGAACTAAAGAATTGA
- a CDS encoding cbb3-type cytochrome c oxidase N-terminal domain-containing protein, whose translation MKKISTLILTLSAPLLTIAEPAKESGGMLSGETQNQIGYWLIGIMLFLFLIVVLVLVRTIKVMARVIFKYQGTSEEEIIREEQAAKAPKKAAKPKNEILLKLMSLKPMSEEKSLLIEHDYDGIQELNNPTPAWFMWLFYGTITFGVCYILIYHVFNLAPLQYQEYRNEMAQADIAKKEYLSKAANRVDENTVKLVNDPAVIAAGGAIFKTTCAPCHGDHAQGNVGPNLTDDYWLHGGKINDIFKTIKYGVAAKGMPTWEKQLSPKQISDVANFIKSIHGTNPANPKAPQGEKEAADEPQKVASK comes from the coding sequence ATGAAAAAGATAAGCACCCTGATCTTAACCCTTTCAGCGCCGCTGTTAACCATTGCCGAACCTGCTAAAGAAAGCGGCGGCATGCTTTCCGGAGAAACCCAAAACCAGATCGGCTACTGGCTGATCGGCATCATGCTCTTCCTGTTTCTGATCGTCGTACTGGTACTGGTCCGTACGATTAAAGTGATGGCTCGCGTCATCTTTAAATACCAGGGCACCAGCGAAGAGGAGATCATCCGTGAAGAACAGGCGGCGAAAGCACCAAAAAAGGCAGCCAAACCCAAAAATGAGATACTGCTGAAACTAATGTCGCTGAAACCCATGTCTGAAGAAAAATCCCTTCTGATCGAGCATGATTATGACGGCATCCAGGAATTGAATAACCCGACCCCGGCTTGGTTTATGTGGCTCTTTTATGGTACGATTACTTTCGGCGTATGTTATATCCTCATCTACCATGTATTCAATCTGGCACCACTGCAATACCAGGAATACCGAAACGAGATGGCACAGGCCGATATCGCCAAGAAGGAATACTTAAGCAAAGCGGCCAACCGCGTCGATGAAAATACGGTTAAACTGGTAAATGACCCGGCCGTCATCGCTGCCGGCGGAGCTATTTTCAAAACCACCTGCGCCCCCTGTCATGGCGATCACGCGCAGGGTAACGTAGGTCCTAATCTGACCGACGACTACTGGCTGCATGGCGGCAAGATCAACGACATCTTCAAGACCATTAAATACGGCGTCGCCGCCAAGGGGATGCCGACCTGGGAAAAACAGTTGTCGCCGAAACAGATCTCCGACGTAGCCAACTTTATTAAATCCATTCACGGGACGAACCCGGCTAATCCCAAAGCGCCTCAGGGTGAGAAGGAAGCAGCGGACGAACCACAAAAAGTAGCTTCCAAATAA
- a CDS encoding FixH family protein has translation MNWGKGLITGMILFMLFISAMGVRMFMVPGDDYDHQYYEKGLTFNRDYDREKQVTTDHATPVIEQVGQTLVLRFKTPLSGSIRFERPSDQLQDRSFPLRPDESNKVVLPVSNLAAGKWQLTLNWQNQGKAYLYHQEITIR, from the coding sequence ATGAATTGGGGAAAAGGACTGATCACCGGGATGATCCTATTTATGCTGTTTATCTCTGCTATGGGTGTTCGCATGTTCATGGTGCCGGGTGACGACTATGATCATCAATATTATGAAAAAGGCCTTACTTTCAACCGGGATTATGATCGGGAAAAGCAGGTGACGACCGACCACGCCACGCCCGTTATTGAACAGGTTGGCCAAACGCTGGTTCTGAGGTTTAAAACGCCATTGAGCGGTTCGATACGTTTTGAACGGCCCTCTGATCAGCTTCAGGACCGCTCATTCCCCTTACGGCCGGATGAAAGTAACAAGGTCGTTTTGCCTGTAAGCAACCTGGCCGCCGGAAAATGGCAGCTGACCCTGAACTGGCAGAACCAGGGGAAAGCTTATTTATATCACCAGGAGATCACGATCCGATGA
- the ccoG gene encoding cytochrome c oxidase accessory protein CcoG, with protein MDISADIQAGKRKWMYPLIRQGRFYRWRSYLSYVYLIFFFAGPFIRIGGQPLLLLNFMDRQFVILGQAFWPQDIFLFVLASLIFLVCIVLFTIAFGRIFCGWICPQTIFMEMVFRRIEVWIEGEPAARKKLDAGPWTKQKIWKKSLKHAIFVFISFLIANTFLAYLIGSPALLRIMTEPVAQHLTGFISIWVFTAVFYLVYSQIREIVCTMICPYGRLQTVLIDQHTLVVAYDEVRGEPRGKLQKNADLLNLHGDCVDCGLCVSVCPTGIDIRKGTQLECINCTACIDACDQVMDKIHKPRNLIGYFSENMIHAKEKPSFTIRMKAYAAVITILFCVLGYFVFSRSDMDMTVMRGAGMLYQEQPGGMISNIYNAEIINKTNHDRTIRIAADNPDILIKYIQAPGIVSRGGMVKAMFFVMIPAKDIHTAKTDIQLKLIFNNQVIQTVKTAFVGPPND; from the coding sequence ATGGACATATCAGCGGATATACAGGCGGGAAAGAGAAAGTGGATGTATCCGCTGATCCGCCAGGGGCGGTTCTATCGCTGGCGCAGTTACCTGAGCTATGTGTACCTGATCTTCTTTTTTGCCGGGCCATTTATCAGGATCGGAGGACAGCCACTGCTGCTGCTCAACTTTATGGACCGCCAGTTCGTGATCCTGGGGCAGGCCTTCTGGCCGCAGGATATTTTCCTGTTCGTGCTGGCCTCGCTCATTTTTCTGGTGTGCATAGTGTTATTCACCATAGCCTTTGGCCGCATCTTTTGCGGCTGGATCTGCCCCCAAACCATTTTTATGGAAATGGTGTTCCGGCGGATCGAGGTCTGGATCGAGGGGGAGCCGGCAGCCCGGAAAAAACTCGATGCCGGTCCCTGGACCAAACAGAAGATATGGAAGAAATCCCTGAAGCACGCCATTTTCGTATTCATTTCTTTTCTGATCGCTAATACCTTCCTGGCTTACCTCATCGGCAGTCCGGCCTTGCTGCGGATCATGACTGAACCCGTAGCGCAGCACCTGACCGGATTTATCAGCATCTGGGTATTTACAGCCGTATTTTACCTGGTATACAGCCAGATACGCGAGATCGTGTGTACGATGATCTGTCCTTATGGCCGGTTGCAAACCGTTTTGATCGATCAGCATACGCTGGTGGTTGCCTACGACGAGGTGCGTGGTGAACCACGCGGAAAGCTGCAAAAAAATGCTGACCTGCTCAACCTTCACGGTGATTGCGTAGACTGCGGACTTTGCGTCTCGGTTTGTCCTACAGGCATAGATATCCGGAAAGGAACCCAGCTGGAATGTATCAACTGCACGGCTTGTATCGATGCCTGCGACCAGGTGATGGATAAGATCCACAAACCACGGAATCTCATCGGCTATTTTTCGGAGAACATGATCCATGCTAAGGAAAAGCCTTCCTTTACAATCCGTATGAAAGCTTATGCGGCCGTGATCACTATACTGTTCTGTGTGTTGGGTTATTTCGTTTTTAGCCGTAGTGATATGGATATGACCGTGATGCGCGGGGCCGGCATGCTCTACCAGGAACAGCCGGGTGGCATGATCAGCAATATTTATAACGCGGAGATCATCAATAAGACCAATCACGACCGGACGATCCGTATCGCAGCGGACAATCCTGACATTCTCATTAAATACATCCAGGCACCCGGGATCGTTTCCAGGGGAGGGATGGTGAAAGCCATGTTCTTCGTGATGATCCCGGCGAAAGATATTCACACGGCCAAGACCGATATTCAACTAAAACTGATTTTTAACAACCAGGTCATTCAAACGGTGAAGACCGCCTTTGTAGGGCCTCCAAACGATTAA
- a CDS encoding response regulator, whose translation MKKKVLIIEDNNDIRENVVEILGLAGYEVYEAANGKAGVDLANTNLPDIILCDIMMPELDGYGVLHILHKNPETAAIPFIFLTAKAERVDLRKGMEMGADDYLTKPFDDLDLLNAIESRLKKKEVHQHFYSRSLDSLGNLISRNDGLAELKKIIQERKSRFFKKNQVIYYDGDKGAGLYLVLSGKVKTIRMAEDGRELMTGIYSNDEYLGIHAMLTNEPYTDTATALEDCALCMIPRDQLEQLLHASPEVGREFIKLLADNIREKEEQLMQLAYHSVRKRMAEAMLRLYRQPSGEKDGFKITREDLAAMAGMATETVSRTLSDFKDEGLIEKKGSLITILEPEKLAKMKN comes from the coding sequence ATGAAAAAGAAAGTACTGATCATTGAAGATAATAATGATATCCGCGAAAATGTCGTGGAGATCCTTGGCCTGGCCGGCTATGAAGTTTACGAGGCCGCAAATGGTAAAGCAGGTGTAGATCTGGCGAACACCAATTTGCCTGATATCATTTTGTGTGACATTATGATGCCCGAACTGGACGGTTATGGTGTGCTGCACATCCTGCATAAGAACCCGGAAACTGCGGCGATCCCTTTTATTTTCCTGACAGCTAAAGCTGAACGCGTAGATCTGCGCAAGGGTATGGAAATGGGCGCGGACGATTACCTGACCAAACCTTTTGATGACCTTGACCTGCTCAATGCCATTGAAAGCCGTTTGAAGAAAAAGGAAGTGCATCAGCATTTTTACAGTCGTTCTTTGGACTCCCTGGGCAACCTGATCTCCAGGAATGACGGACTGGCGGAACTGAAAAAGATCATCCAGGAGCGCAAAAGCCGGTTCTTTAAAAAGAACCAGGTCATTTATTATGATGGCGATAAGGGGGCGGGGCTATATCTCGTGCTGAGTGGTAAGGTAAAAACGATCCGCATGGCCGAAGATGGGCGCGAATTGATGACGGGAATTTACAGCAATGACGAATATTTGGGTATCCACGCCATGCTTACGAACGAACCTTATACGGATACCGCTACCGCTCTTGAAGATTGCGCGCTTTGCATGATCCCACGGGACCAGCTGGAGCAGTTGCTGCATGCCTCACCGGAAGTTGGCAGAGAGTTCATTAAGCTGCTGGCTGATAATATCCGTGAAAAAGAAGAACAGCTGATGCAGCTGGCTTACCATTCTGTGCGCAAGCGGATGGCGGAGGCCATGCTGCGGCTGTACCGTCAGCCTTCGGGAGAAAAAGATGGCTTCAAGATCACGCGGGAAGACCTTGCAGCCATGGCGGGTATGGCGACCGAAACCGTGAGCCGGACGCTATCCGATTTTAAGGACGAGGGCCTGATAGAGAAAAAAGGCAGTCTTATTACGATCCTGGAACCGGAGAAACTGGCTAAAATGAAAAACTGA
- the hemN gene encoding oxygen-independent coproporphyrinogen III oxidase — protein sequence MEQKHKALVDKYNVPVPRYTSYPTMPYWDPRTFDRRRWEDSVRFSFLESNVASGISLYIHLPFCESLCTYCGCNTRITKNHSVEEPYIAAVVKEWALYLEIFDSTPIIRELHLGGGTPTFFSPENLRLLISSILKDADVHPEAEFSFEAHPANTTEEHLQVLFDLGFRRLSLGIQDFDPRVQFIINRHQSVDQVRTVTSQARSIGYTSINYDLIYGLPLQNMEGLVNTINIVAGLEPDRIAFYSYAHVPWIKPGQRRFTEADLPDPEQKSKLQELGRTLLLNYGYREIGMDHFALPADELFIAEKDGRLHRNFMGYTEQHTQLLVGLGVSSISDSWYAFAQNVKTLEEYLSIVKKGEFPVFKGHGLSDEDLQIRRHILDIMCKQHTSWRTARIAGGLSEAWKRLEALEADGLINLSDHGLQVTDTGKRFLRNICLCFDARLWADKPSTQLFSMAI from the coding sequence ATGGAACAAAAACATAAAGCACTGGTCGACAAATACAATGTACCGGTGCCCCGCTATACCAGTTATCCGACAATGCCTTATTGGGATCCGCGGACTTTTGACAGACGGCGCTGGGAAGATTCCGTACGTTTTTCCTTTTTGGAAAGCAATGTAGCATCTGGCATCAGTTTATATATTCACCTGCCTTTCTGCGAGAGTCTTTGTACTTATTGCGGCTGTAATACCCGTATCACTAAAAATCACAGTGTTGAAGAACCTTACATCGCTGCAGTGGTGAAAGAATGGGCGCTGTATCTTGAAATTTTTGACAGCACACCAATTATCCGGGAGCTGCACCTGGGAGGTGGTACGCCAACTTTCTTCAGTCCGGAAAACCTGCGGCTGCTGATCAGTAGCATCCTGAAGGATGCCGATGTCCATCCCGAGGCTGAATTCAGCTTTGAGGCACATCCGGCGAATACGACAGAGGAGCACTTACAGGTACTTTTCGACCTGGGATTCCGCAGGCTGAGCCTCGGGATACAGGACTTCGACCCACGTGTACAGTTCATTATCAATCGTCACCAAAGCGTGGATCAGGTCCGTACAGTGACCAGCCAGGCACGCAGTATTGGCTATACTTCCATTAATTATGACCTGATCTATGGCTTACCGCTTCAGAACATGGAAGGGCTGGTCAATACCATTAATATTGTGGCTGGGTTGGAACCGGACCGGATAGCCTTCTATAGTTATGCCCATGTGCCCTGGATTAAACCGGGTCAGCGACGTTTTACAGAAGCAGACCTTCCCGACCCGGAACAAAAGAGCAAACTGCAGGAGCTAGGTCGAACCTTGTTACTGAATTATGGCTACCGGGAGATCGGCATGGACCACTTTGCCCTGCCTGCTGACGAACTTTTCATCGCAGAAAAAGATGGCAGGCTGCACCGCAATTTTATGGGTTATACCGAGCAGCATACCCAACTCTTGGTGGGATTAGGCGTTTCTTCGATCAGTGATAGCTGGTATGCCTTTGCCCAGAACGTCAAAACCCTGGAAGAATACTTGTCGATCGTCAAAAAGGGGGAATTTCCTGTTTTTAAGGGACATGGACTGAGCGATGAAGACCTGCAGATCCGTCGTCACATACTCGACATTATGTGCAAGCAGCACACGAGTTGGCGCACAGCACGAATTGCCGGCGGATTGTCCGAAGCATGGAAACGGCTGGAGGCGCTGGAAGCGGATGGATTAATCAATTTGTCAGACCACGGGCTGCAGGTTACCGATACCGGCAAACGTTTTTTAAGAAATATTTGTTTATGCTTTGATGCCCGACTTTGGGCCGATAAGCCGTCCACTCAATTATTCAGCATGGCGATCTGA